The following proteins come from a genomic window of Acidimicrobiales bacterium:
- a CDS encoding alpha/beta hydrolase, whose amino-acid sequence MADSEGNVRGGSVASPDGTRISYLAIGRGPRVLYVHGGLGTGLYWRAGGLAPGQNGVTPHLEDRYESVLMDRRGHGSSDWGHGPHAIEREAEDVLAVLDAVGPVATVVGHSYGATVTLEAALQARPETIGRLVLYEPASAILGPVLPGEGFATLSEAVASGAYDDALEVFLTQQGAPDLAALRASPVWPVLCTLAPTLVPTVAAVDRVTSIDRYRAVSLPTLLLLGSESAPEQVAAVRALDEALDDSSIVALEGHGHYAISTGPQLVADAIAAFLAAT is encoded by the coding sequence GTGGCAGACAGCGAGGGCAACGTGCGCGGCGGGAGCGTGGCATCCCCCGACGGCACCCGCATCTCCTACCTCGCCATCGGCCGAGGGCCGCGGGTCCTGTACGTGCACGGTGGGCTGGGGACCGGCCTGTACTGGCGCGCCGGTGGCCTCGCTCCCGGGCAGAACGGCGTGACCCCGCACCTGGAGGACCGCTACGAGTCGGTCCTGATGGACCGGCGTGGACACGGTTCGAGCGATTGGGGCCACGGGCCCCATGCCATCGAGCGTGAGGCCGAGGACGTGCTGGCCGTCCTGGACGCGGTCGGTCCGGTCGCCACGGTGGTGGGCCACTCCTACGGTGCCACCGTCACGCTCGAGGCGGCCTTGCAGGCGAGACCAGAGACGATCGGCCGACTGGTGCTCTACGAGCCGGCGTCGGCCATCCTCGGGCCCGTGCTGCCGGGCGAAGGCTTCGCCACCCTGAGCGAGGCGGTGGCCTCGGGCGCCTACGACGACGCCCTCGAGGTCTTCCTGACCCAGCAGGGCGCCCCCGATCTCGCCGCGCTGCGGGCATCGCCCGTCTGGCCCGTGCTGTGCACGCTCGCCCCGACGCTGGTGCCGACCGTCGCCGCCGTCGATCGCGTGACGAGCATCGACCGCTACCGGGCCGTCTCTTTGCCGACGCTCCTCCTGCTCGGCAGCGAGAGCGCACCCGAGCAGGTCGCCGCCGTCCGGGCACTGGACGAGGCCCTGGACGACAGCTCCATCGTCGCCCTCGAGGGTCACGGGCACTACGCCATCAGCACCGGCCCGCAGCTCGTCGCCGACGCGATCGCTGCCTTCCTCGCGGCGACCTAG
- a CDS encoding amidohydrolase family protein — translation MEIIDAQIHEATPAAPWSPCLTDDQSAAAGAELAIAAMDAVGVRAAVVNSLLPTVSAYLARHPDRFGGLPHAGPQLPLQTSVDEFVAELRGTPGIVGIRLVIAHPKDASRVEQLRNGAYEPFFAAAEAHRLPVFVLLHGSLRELHHVVRAHPELVVVVDHLGLFHPPWRSGPEIFDDIPEVLQLAQFPNVALKLTGAPALSERAYPFADLWPHLHTILEGFGVGRLMWGSDFTRCRGHHSYREAVDFLLHTDELSSADKEALFAGSIRKWLGWPVPGGAQP, via the coding sequence ATGGAGATCATCGACGCCCAGATCCACGAGGCGACCCCCGCGGCGCCGTGGAGCCCGTGCCTCACCGACGACCAGTCCGCTGCGGCCGGCGCCGAGCTGGCGATCGCCGCCATGGATGCCGTCGGCGTGCGAGCGGCGGTGGTCAACAGCCTCCTGCCGACCGTGTCGGCCTACCTGGCCCGGCACCCCGACAGGTTCGGTGGACTGCCGCACGCCGGTCCCCAGCTGCCCCTGCAGACGTCGGTCGACGAGTTCGTCGCCGAGCTGCGCGGCACCCCGGGCATCGTCGGCATCCGTCTGGTGATCGCCCACCCGAAGGACGCGTCGCGCGTCGAGCAGCTGCGCAACGGCGCCTACGAGCCGTTCTTCGCCGCCGCCGAGGCCCACCGCCTGCCTGTGTTCGTGCTGCTGCACGGCAGCCTGCGGGAGCTGCACCACGTCGTGCGGGCCCATCCGGAGCTGGTCGTGGTCGTAGATCACCTGGGCCTCTTCCACCCGCCCTGGCGGTCGGGGCCCGAGATCTTCGACGACATCCCCGAGGTACTGCAGCTGGCGCAGTTCCCGAACGTCGCGCTGAAGCTCACGGGCGCGCCGGCGCTCTCGGAGCGGGCCTACCCCTTCGCCGACCTGTGGCCACACCTGCACACGATCCTCGAAGGGTTCGGCGTCGGCCGCCTGATGTGGGGCAGCGACTTCACCCGCTGCCGTGGACACCACAGCTACCGCGAGGCGGTCGACTTCCTCCTCCACACCGACGAGCTGTCGTCGGCGGACAAGGAGGCGCTCTTCGCCGGCTCGATCCGGAAGTGGTTGGGCTGGCCGGTGCCCGGCGGCGCCCAACCCTGA
- a CDS encoding SMP-30/gluconolactonase/LRE family protein — translation MGRTVRVVADGYSFLEGPRWHAGRLFLSDFYTHRVLALGPDGKVTTICTVAHQPSGLGFAPDGALLIVSMLDRRLLRLDDDRLVTVADLGEHAAGPANDMVVDHRGRAYVGNFGEPLPDGTHAPTTLVRVDPDGDIAVAATDLVFPNGIVITPDGGRLLVSETFAGRISAFDVDTAGELSGRQVWMQFDHESGRLPLPDGLALDAEGALWVADATGSGPLRVDDGVVVDRVDTGDLSVYAVALGGEDRRTLFMCAAPPLGSVDPRTSRLSVLLACQVDVPGAGLP, via the coding sequence ATGGGACGCACGGTCCGCGTCGTCGCCGACGGCTACTCGTTCCTCGAGGGACCGCGCTGGCACGCCGGGCGCCTGTTCCTCTCCGACTTCTACACGCACCGGGTGCTGGCGCTCGGGCCCGACGGCAAGGTGACCACGATCTGCACGGTGGCCCACCAGCCGTCGGGGCTGGGGTTCGCCCCCGACGGTGCCCTGTTGATCGTGTCCATGCTCGACCGCCGGCTGCTGCGGCTCGACGACGACCGGCTGGTCACGGTCGCGGACCTGGGCGAGCACGCCGCCGGGCCGGCGAACGACATGGTGGTCGACCACCGCGGCCGCGCCTACGTCGGGAACTTCGGCGAACCGCTCCCCGACGGGACCCACGCACCGACGACGCTGGTGCGCGTCGACCCGGACGGCGACATCGCGGTCGCGGCGACCGACCTGGTCTTCCCCAACGGGATCGTCATCACGCCCGACGGCGGACGGCTCCTGGTGTCCGAGACGTTCGCCGGCAGGATCTCCGCCTTCGACGTCGACACCGCCGGTGAGCTGTCCGGGCGGCAGGTGTGGATGCAGTTCGACCACGAGAGCGGGCGGCTCCCCCTGCCTGACGGCCTGGCGCTGGACGCCGAGGGTGCCCTCTGGGTGGCCGACGCCACGGGATCCGGCCCGCTGCGCGTCGACGACGGCGTGGTCGTCGATCGCGTCGACACGGGCGACCTGTCCGTCTACGCGGTGGCGCTCGGGGGCGAGGACCGCCGCACGCTGTTCATGTGCGCCGCCCCTCCCCTGGGCTCGGTCGATCCCCGCACCAGCCGACTGTCCGTCCTTCTGGCCTGCCAGGTCGACGTCCCGGGCGCCGGGCTCCCCTAG
- a CDS encoding SDR family NAD(P)-dependent oxidoreductase, which translates to MFDLTGRHAVVTGASSGIGRAIATALAGAGADVASLYLTDPDGAAAAERDIAAAGRAALFVQGDVSDHSQVDAFASAVEERWGAIDIWVNNAARLMVREFVDMDPGEWHALLATNLHGYYYGCRAAAARMVPRGKGRIVNISSVTHIQPVSGMTAYVTAKAAVHGLTKALAVELGPTGVTVNAVAPGATETPLNRDAFTAEVRSNYGARIPLGRIAAPEEVASSVVFLASDEAGYITGHEVLVDGGLALNGTMGVGEIRNPAA; encoded by the coding sequence ATGTTCGATCTGACCGGTAGGCACGCGGTGGTCACGGGGGCGTCGAGCGGCATCGGCCGGGCGATCGCCACTGCGCTCGCCGGGGCGGGGGCCGACGTCGCCAGCCTCTACCTGACCGACCCCGACGGTGCCGCCGCGGCCGAGCGGGACATCGCGGCCGCCGGACGGGCGGCGCTGTTCGTCCAGGGCGACGTGTCGGACCACTCGCAGGTGGACGCCTTCGCCTCGGCGGTCGAGGAGCGGTGGGGCGCGATCGACATCTGGGTCAACAACGCCGCCCGGCTGATGGTGCGCGAGTTCGTCGACATGGATCCGGGCGAGTGGCACGCGCTGCTCGCCACCAACCTGCACGGCTACTACTACGGGTGCCGGGCCGCCGCCGCCCGCATGGTCCCCCGCGGGAAGGGCCGGATCGTCAACATCTCCTCGGTCACCCACATCCAGCCGGTGTCGGGCATGACCGCCTACGTCACCGCCAAGGCCGCGGTCCACGGTCTGACCAAGGCGCTGGCGGTCGAGCTCGGCCCGACGGGCGTGACCGTGAACGCCGTGGCTCCCGGCGCCACCGAGACGCCGCTCAACCGGGACGCGTTCACCGCCGAGGTGCGCAGCAACTACGGCGCCCGCATCCCGCTCGGACGCATCGCCGCTCCCGAGGAGGTGGCGTCGAGCGTCGTGTTCCTGGCCTCCGACGAGGCCGGCTACATCACCGGCCACGAGGTCCTCGTCGACGGCGGGCTGGCGCTCAACGGGACGATGGGCGTCGGCGAGATCCGCAACCCGGCAGCGTGA